TAGGCAAATACCAATCCGATATTTAAGGCTTTTTTTTCCAACTCAGGATCCTTAAGTCCCTGAGTCACGGCGGCGAGGGCGATCGCATTATCTGCGGAAAGCACGGCTTCAAGTGCAACCAGAACCGGTAGCAGCGACAATGTATGCCAATCAAAAGTTGTCGGAAGATCGAGCATAGTTTCGGCGTGGCACCAGCGGCAAAGAATCTTATCTTTCTCAGCCTAACCTGGAATTGGGTGCGGTGTGATTGGCATGAAAGTAGGGATTTCCCCTATTTGTGATGTCCGTTTGAGCAATGCCTGGCGGCGGCGTTGGATGAACTGAGGCGCAAGTTGTCGCGGGGGCAAAATCTTGAGCCCCATCATCCGTGACGCCTGCGCCTGCGTTGCAAGTTGTAACAAGTTGTACTCGAACCAGCCGATTTCATCAACAATTAAGGGATTGTATGTCCTCATAAAATGGAGATATAGCGCATGTCTGACGCTCAAGTGTTCATGGCCTTATTCATTGCCATGGTTCCTGGAGTCCTAGCTTATAAGCTCTGTACGGATCTTTACAAAGCCTAAGGACTCATTCGATCATCCGTGTAAATTCGGATCATTGAATAACCTGTCTGTAAAAGCCTGCCCTATATAGCTTTGACCAGTCATTGGGCGATTCCTCA
The nucleotide sequence above comes from Romeriopsis navalis LEGE 11480. Encoded proteins:
- the psaM gene encoding photosystem I reaction center subunit XII: MSDAQVFMALFIAMVPGVLAYKLCTDLYKA